The following proteins come from a genomic window of Aspergillus oryzae RIB40 DNA, chromosome 4:
- a CDS encoding uncharacterized protein (predicted protein), whose protein sequence is MSPSDDSDMHGNFLTSNKNLSSHQGSRQQKNNSSTTNSTRSKQSKSTEFENSDITIHSDTTSTLTNSSTQDPKVIEKQTNPQKTTKSPLTTLPIYFIHNNLSNPEQPISTLPLTVTPNLNILIKSLLSRSLKTQPRTTSALVILLLNPTQTPLGQALLDLATNLHKRLQAPSHHPGHLQTGSIFLLDSSLLDLGTDVTDPSSCVRMTWGDIGKKYFYACVSWRLKGGVETVPCTPLDGVPKGVVDQGVRVSVVFDRRVMGVLESVGGLGDE, encoded by the coding sequence atgtcCCCCTCTGATGATTCAGATATGCATGGCAATTTCCTGACAAGCAACAAAAATCTCTCATCACACCAAGGCTCCCGCCAACAAAAGAACAATTCCTCTACCACCAACTCCACGAGGtccaagcaaagcaaatcaaCTGAGTTTGAGAACAGCGATATAACAATCCACTCAGACACAACATCTACACTGACTAATTCTTCTACACAAGACCCCAAAGTCATCGAAAAGCAGACAAACCCTCAAAAGaccaccaaatccccatTAACAACTCTCCCAATATACTTCATCCACAACAACCTatccaatccagaacaaccaaTAAGCACACTCCCCCTAACCGTGACTCCGaatctcaacatcctcatcaaaTCCCTCCTCTCAAGATCACTCAAGACACAGCCAAGAACCACCTCAGCCCTAGTCATTCTCCTGCTAAATCCCACGCAAACACCCTTAGGCCAAGCCCTCCTCGATCTAGCCACCAACCTTCACAAAAGGCTTCAAGCGCCCTCTCATCACCCCGGCCATTTACAAACTGGGAGTATATTCCTCCTCGATTCGTCCCTCCTGGACCTGGGCACAGACGTGACCGATCCTAGCTCCTGTGTGCGGATGACATGGGGGGATATCGGGAAGAAGTATTTTTATGCTTGTGTTTCGTGGCGCTTGAAGGGTGGGGTTGAGACGGTTCCTTGTACGCCTTTAGATGGGGTTCCTAAGGGGGTTGTCGACCAGGGGGTTAGGGTTTCTGTTGTATTTGATAGGAGGGTTATGGGTGTTTTGGAGTCGGTTGGGGGTTTAGGGGatgagtga
- a CDS encoding arylsulfotransferase family protein (predicted protein) encodes MIMLNVVLILLVLVIARVQADHGPYFQSAAYDEGKFGEWPTETYRSSPIVGPALNYLQYSDECKDGLYTFIAPRGNKVANPGPMILDQDGHLVWTKRYGQSYNLNVYTFKGQDYLTFWMGNDGVGGHGEGAYYMLDSSYREVYKINAANHLPGDLHEFHITQDDTALITIYDIIPADLTTVGGLEEGWIWDGTFQELDIETGKTLFQWRASEHFNFTDMKRDREGNGDSDVHPWDFFHINSVEKDAKGNYLISSRYASCLTYIDGRTGDIIWRLGGKNNDFTDLSDGAATNFSWQHHARFRDNGTAITIFDNASRGAGAPELPSRGLYLDIDQENMTVKVRHEYWNPDPISSQSQGSVQLLTSSNGNTKVLVGYGHIPTWTEYASDGTVLCNTHFGAASGDGNIMSYRVLKYPWVGHPTTSPDISAYNYTAAASWNGATEVVTWALEGADSPNPKTYTFIAAVPKSGFETVIPIPADTESTYIRAHGLNSTGHILGTTKLVRWDPDSNEAVVGRHDEDDGDSPVHSLLFFFGGFASAVVLAFAGWFIYRRFKSRTGAQSTEDRERGNWQPLDRFNGDEDLSDGEMDDVEFALLRGERSGSWPEEDDDDRCTGK; translated from the exons atgatcatgtTAAACGTGGTGTTGATTCTTCTAGTGCTTGTGATTGCCCGCGTACAAGCGGATCATGGTCCCTATTTCCAGTCTGCTGCTTATGACGAAGGGAAATTTGGGGAATGGCCTACCGAGACGTATCGATCGTCGCCCATCGTCGGCCCGGCATTGAATTATCTGCAGTATAGCGATGAGTGCAAGGATGGGCTTTACACGTTTATCGCGCCCCGAGGGAATAAAGTAGCTAACCCAGGGCCGATGATCCTTGATCAAGACGGACATCTTGTCTGGACAAAGCGTTATGGGCAATCTTATAATCTGAATGTCTACACGTTCAAAGGGCAGGATTATCTAACTTTCTGGATGGGCAATGATGGCGTTGGGGGACATGGAGAGGGAGCATATTATATG CTAGACTCTTCCTACCGAGAAGTATATAAAATCAACGCGGCCAACCATCTCCCAGGAGATCTCCACGAATTCCACATCACACAAGACGACACCGCACTAATCACCATTTACGACATCATTCCTGCAGATCTAACAACAGTCGGCGGTCTCGAAGAAGGCTGGATCTGGGACGGCACGTTCCAAGAGCTTGACATCGAGACAGGGAAAACTCTCTTCCAATGGCGAGCATCCGAGCACTTTAACTTCACCGACATGAAGCGGGACCGCGAAGGCAATGGCGACTCTGATGTCCACCCATGGGACTTCTTTCACATTAACAGCGTAGAAAAGGACGCCAAGGGAAACTATCTGATCTCATCCCGCTACGCCAGCTGCCTCACCTACATCGACGGCCGCACAGGCGACATCATCTGGCGCCTCGGCGGCAAAAACAACGACTTCACAGACCTTTCGGACGGCGCAGCTACAAACTTCTCCTGGCAACATCACGCCCGCTTCCGCGACAACGGCACGGCCATCACCATCTTCGACAATGCCTCCCGTGGCGCAGGCGCCCCCGAACTACCCAGCCGCGGCCTCTACCTAGACATCGATCAAGAAAACATGACCGTCAAAGTCCGCCACGAATACTGGAACCCAGACCCGATTAGCAGCCAATCGCAGGGCTCCGTCCAGCTCCTCACCTCTAGCAACGGCAACACAAAAGTTCTCGTAGGCTACGGCCACATCCCAACCTGGACCGAATACGCCTCCGATGGCACCGTCCTCTGCAACACGCACTTCGGCGCCGCCTCCGGCGACGGCAACATCATGTCCTACCGCGTCCTAAAATACCCTTGGGTCGGCCACCCAACGACGTCCCCCGACATCTCTGCTTACAACTACACAGCCGCAGCGAGCTGGAACGGCGCCACCGAAGTCGTAACCTGGGCTCTCGAAGGCGCGGACTCACCCAACCCAAAGACATACACATTCATAGCTGCGGTGCCCAAATCCGGCTTCGAAACCGTCATTCCCATTCCCGCGGACACAGAATCAACGTACATCCGCGCCCATGGCCTAAACTCCACAGGCCATATCCTAGGAACCACCAAACTAGTCCGCTGGGATCCAGATTCTAATGAAGCAGTCGTGGGACGgcatgatgaggatgacgggGATTCACCTGTCCACTCActacttttcttctttggggGGTTTGCATCGGCTGTTGTACTCGCTTTTGCTGGTTGGTTTATATACAGAAGATTCAAGTCAAGGACGGGCGCGCAGAGTACGGAGGACAGAGAACGGGGAAACTGGCAGCCGCTGGATCGGTTTAACGGCGACGAAGACTTGAGTGATGGAGAgatggatgatgttgagttCGCGCTGTTGCGGGGTGAGAGGTCTGGAAGTTGgcctgaagaagatgatgacgatagGTGTACGGGGAAGTGA
- a CDS encoding anaphase promoting complex subunit CDC23 (anaphase-promoting complex (APC), Cdc23 subunit), translating to MAAQFTEENVQELKFRLEDATIKCSERCLYQSAKWAAEMLDAIVPIDQYDTDPESPMDIPDTPSTRPNPYLRTQDPVEASLEAQESYKYLLAKSYFDTREYDRCAAVFLPPTIPPVALSTSSPNQKKRQSLTPQKGKSKSSQYAGGKDSNVSRNPYPRLSQKSLFLALYSKYLAGEKRKDEETEMVLGPADGGATVNRELPDLARGLEGWLTERREKGLEDRNQGWLEYLYGVILLKGRNEEEAKKWLIRSVHLNPFHWGAWQELNDLLSSTEDLKQVVDLLPQNIMTLLFHVYCSQELYQATEDTYQALSELETIFPNSAFLMTQRALLYYHSKDFEEASRIFTEILIASPHRLDSLDHYSNILYVMGARPQLAFVAQVATATDKFRPETCCVIGNYYSLKSEHEKAVMYFRRALTLDRNFLSAWTLMGHEYIEMKNTHAAIESYRRAVDVNRKDYRAWYGLGQAYEVLDMSFYALFYYQRAAALRPYDPKMWQAVGSCYAKMGRVPQSIKALKRALVAGSYYAEDPSQLGGSGRKILDPETLHQIATLYERLGDDEEAAAYMELTLQQESGQMPVEEDASSDNENDDNQSEAGAQKSSRRARQSSTYNQNDDDDDSWHGTGPTVTTSKARLWLARWALRNGDLERADQLAGELCQDGVEVEEAKALMRDVRARREGDE from the exons ATGGCGGCGCAGTTCACCGAAGAAAATGTGCAGGAGCTCAAGTTCCGGCTCGAAGATGCCACCATAAAATGTTCTGAGCGCTGTTTATACCAGTCTGCCAAATG GGCGGCAGAAATGCTTGATGCCATTGTACCGATTGACCAATATGATACGGACCCCGAATCACCAATGGACATTCCCGATACACCCTCGACCCGTCCAAATCCCTACCTCCGAACCCAAGATCCTGTCGAAGCTTCCCTTGAAGCCCAGGAGTCCTACAAGTACCTCCTGGCAAAATCCTACTTTGATACGCGCGAGTACGACCGCTGCGCAGCAGTGTTTCTGCCGCCTACGATACCCCCCGTTGCACTTTCGACGTCGTCGccgaaccagaagaagagacagtCGTTAACCCCACAGAAGGGCAAGTCAAAGTCATCCCAGTATGCAGGAGGGAAGGATAGCAACGTGTCTAGGAACCCATATCCCAGACTGAGTCAGAAGTCATTATTTCTTGCTCTGTACTCCAAGTACTTAGCGGGAGAGAAGcggaaagatgaagagaccGAGATGGTGCTGGGACCGGCTGACGGGGGTGCGACAGTTAATCGAGAGTTGCCGGATCTTGCGCGAGGGCTAGAAGGATGGCTAACCGAGCGTCGAGAGAAGGGATTGGAAGATCGCAATCAGGGCTGGCTAGAGTACCTCTACGGAGTCATTCTTCTTAAGGGACGGAACGAAGAGGAGGCGAAAAAGTGGCTTATAAGGAGCGTGCACTTGAACCCATTCCATTGGGGTGCCTGGCAAGAGTTGAACGATCTTCTCTCGAGCACAGAAGAT TTGAAACAAGTTGTGGACCTGCTCCCGCAGAACATTATGACACTTCTTTTCCACGTATACTGTAGCCAAGAACTATATCAAGCCACTGAAGACACATACCAGGCTCTCTCGGAGCTTGAAACAATCTTCCCCAACAGCGCCTTTCTTATGACACAGAGAGCCCTCCTCTACTACCATTCAAAAG ACTTCGAAGAGGCATCACGTATATTCACCGAGATATTGATTGCGTCTCCTCACCGTCTTGACAGCCTTGACCATTACTCCAATATATTATACGTGATGGGGGCGCGCCCGCAGCTCGCCTTTGTCGCCCAAGTTGCAACCGCAACAGACAAGTTCCGACCCGAAACCTGCTGCGTCATCGGAAACTACTATTCACTCAAGTCCGAACACGAAAAGGCCGTGATGTACTTCCGTCGCGCCCTCACACTAGACCGCAATTTCCTCTCAGCCTGGACCCTCATGGGCCACGAGTACATCGAGATGAAGAACACGCACGCTGCGATTGAATCCTATCGCCGCGCCGTGGACGTCAACCGCAAAGACTACCGAGCCTGGTACGGTCTCGGCCAGGCATACGAAGTCCTCGACATGTCCTTCTACGCTCTATTCTACTATCAACGTGCCGCCGCACTGCGACCGTATGACCCGAAAATGTGGCAAGCCGTCGGATCCTGCTACGCCAAAATGGGCCGTGTTCCGCAGAGTATCAAAGCCCTCAAACGCGCCCTCGTAGCTGGCTCCTACTACGCTGAAGACCCATCTCAACTGGGAGGCTCAGGCCGCAAGATCCTCGATCCAGAAACCCTCCACCAAATCGCAACACTCTACGAACGtctcggcgatgatgaagaagcagccgCCTACATGGAACTCACCCTGCAACAAGAATCAGGCCAAATGCCtgtggaagaagacgccTCTTCCGACAATGAAAACGACGATAATCAATCTGAGGCCGGAGCTCAGAAGTCCTCACGCCGAGCCCGTCAATCCTCAACATATAACCAGaacgacgacgatgatgactcATGGCACGGCACAGGGCCGACAGTGACAACCTCGAAAGCACGGTTGTGGCTCGCGCGGTGGGCTTTGCGAAACGGGGATCTTGAACGCGCGGATCAGTTGGCGGGTGAATTGTGCCAGGATGGAgtagaggttgaggaggcgAAGGCGTTGATGAGAGATGTGAGGGCTAGAAGGGAAGGAGATGAGTAG
- a CDS encoding NMT1/THI5 family protein (predicted protein) translates to MSTDKITFLTNWHATPYHAPLYLAQSKGYFKEEGLKVALLEPNDPSDVTEIIGSGKVDMGFKAMIHTLAAKARNFPVTSIGSLLDEPFTGVVYLKDSGITEDFRSLKGKKIGYVGEFGKIQIDELTKYYGMTADDYTAVRCGMNVTKAIIRGDIDAGIGLENVQMVELAEWLASQNRPRDDVQMLRIDQLAELGCCCFCSILYIANDAFLAANPEKVQKFMRAVKRATDYVLAEPAAAFEEYIDMKPIMGTPVNRKIFERSFAYFSRDLKNVSRDWAKVTNYGKRLGILDADFQPNYTNQYLSWTLDADSTDPLGDQKRMAELQKEVACEGGFKRLQVASSA, encoded by the exons ATGTCTACTGACAAGATTACCTTCCTCACCAACTG GCACGCGACGCCGTACCACGCTCCCCTGTACCTCGCTCAGAGCAAGGGTTACTTCAAGGAAGAAGGCCTGAAGGTTGCTCTGCTGGAGCCCAATGACCCCTCTGATGTCACTGAGATAATTGGTAGCGGTAAGGTTGACATGGGCTTCAAGGCCATGATCCATACTCTGGCT GCCAAGGCTCGTAACTTCCCTGTCACCTCGATTGGCTCTCTTCTTGACGAGCCTTTCACCGGTGTTGTGTACCTCAAGGATAGCGGAATCACTGAAGACTTCCGCTCCctgaagggcaagaaaatTGGCTATGTTGGAGAGTTCGGAAAG ATTCAAATCGACGAGCTCACCAAGTACTATGGCATGACTGCGGACGACTACACTGCCGTCCGTTGCGGCATGAACGTTACCAAGGCCATCATCCGCGGTGACATTGATGCCGGCATTGGCCTGGAGAATGTGCAGATGGTTGAACTGGCCGAGTGGCTGGCATCCCAGAACCGTCCCCGTGACGACGTTCAGATGCTCCGCATCGACCAGCTCGCCGAgcttggctgctgctgcttctgctccatCCTCTACATTGCCAACgatgccttcttggccgcCAACCCCGAGAAGGTTCAGAAGTTCATGCGTGCTGTCAAGCGTGCAACGGACTACGTTCTCGCAGAGCCTGCAGCGGCCTTCGAAGAATACATTGACATGAAGCCCATCATGGGAACCCCTGTCAACCGTAAGATCTTCGAGCGGTCTTTCGCCTACTTCAGCCGTGACCTGAAGAACGTCAGTCGTGACTGGGCTAAGGTTACCAACTACGGAAAGCGTCTGGGTATCCTTGATGCCGACTTCCAGCCTAACTACACCAACCAGTACCTCTCCTGGACGTTGGACGCGGATTCGACCGACCCTCTGGGTGACCAGAAGCGTATGGCGGAACTGCAGAAGGAGGTTGCTTGCGAGGGTGGCTTCAAGCGTCTGCAGGTGGCCTCTAGCGCATAA
- the erg20 gene encoding bifunctional (2E,6E)-farnesyl diphosphate synthase/dimethylallyltranstransferase (polyprenyl synthetase) yields MPATDRAAFQEVFPSLAEDILAYAKESNLPENALQWFEKALNVNVPGGKLNRGLSCPDTGLALLEKPLTEEQFKHLSILGWLTELLQAFFLVSDDIMDSSITRRGQPCWYRQEGVGLIAINDAFLLESSIYVILKKHFRSHPAYADFIDLFHETTWQTELGQLCDLITAPEDKVDLNNFSMEKYMFIVTYKTAYYSFYLPVALALLYLQRATPSNLRQAHDILIPLGQYFQVQDDYLDAYGDPEVIGKIGTDIKDNKCSWLVNQALQRCNAEQRKVLDEAYGRKDDALEAKVKALYKELDLEKVYQEYEEKIVGELKEKIAAVDESGGLKKEVFNAFLGKIYKRSK; encoded by the exons ATGCCTGCCACTGACCGTGCCGCTTTCCAGGAGGTCTTCCCCTCCTTGGCCGAAGATATCCTGGCCTATGCGAAGGAGTCAAACTTGCCCGAAAATGCCCTCCAGTGGTTTGAGAAG GCCCTCAATGTTAACGTTCCCGGTGGAAAGCTGAACCGCGGTCTTTCCTGCCCCGACACCGGTCTCGCTCTTCTGGAGAAGCCCCTGACCGAGGAGCAGTTCAAGCACCTCAGCATTCTGGGATGGCTCACCGAGCTTCTCCAGGCTTTCTTCCTGGTCAGCGATGACATTATGGACAGCTCGATCACCCGTCGTGGTCAGCCATGCTGGTACCGTCAGGAGGGTGTCGGTCTGATCGCCATTAACGATGCCTTCCTGCTCGAATCTTCCATTTATGTCATTCTCAAGAAGCACTTCCGCTCGCACCCCGCCTACGCCGACTtcatcgatctcttccacGAGACTACTTGGCAGACTGAGCTAGGTCAGCTCTGTGACCTGATTACCGCCCCCGAGGACAAGGTCGACCTCAACAACTTCTCCATGGAGAAGTATATGTTCATCGTCACCTACAAGACCGCCTACTACAGCTTCTACCTGCCTGTCGCCCTGGCTCTGCTCTACCTTCAGCGTGCCACGCCCAGCAACCTCCGCCAGGCCcacgacatcctcatccctCTGGGCCAGTACTTCCAGGTTCAGGATGACTACCTCGATGCCTACGGCGATCCTGAAGTCATTGGTAAGATCGGTACCGATATCAAGGACAACAAGTGCTCTTGGCTCGTCAATCAGGCTCTCCAGCGCTGCAATGCTGAGCAGCGCAAGGTCCTCGACGAGGCCTACGGCCGTAAGGATGACGCTCTTGAGGCCAAGGTCAAGGCTCTCTACAAGGAGCTAGATCTCGAGAAGGTCTACCAAGAGtacgaggagaagatcgtcgGCgagctgaaggagaagatcgctGCCGTGGATGAGTCTGGGGgcctgaagaaggaggtcttcaacgccttcctCGGCAAGATCTACAAGCGCTCCAAATAA